In Deltaproteobacteria bacterium, the DNA window GGTAACGACTATGGGCGGTGAAGCGTTTATCGCCAGTTGCGGGAGCGGGAAACGGCCTCTTCGAAGCGTTCCAAGAGGTGTGTCAAATTTTCACGCGGGTGGATGACGGCCCGCGGTGCGTGGGCCGGCGGCAGGCCGGCCGTATCCTTGGCCAGTCCGCAGCCGATCAATGCAAAACGGCCTGTGCCGATGGTGGTGATATCCGGCGAGGCCGGAACGATGATGTTCCGCCGGGTGGTATCCGCCAGAAACTGGCAGAAATAGGCATTGTTGATGAGGCCGCCGTCCACGGAAAGGTCTTGCTGGCCGCCGGTCACGGGGGCGATGGCCGCCAACACCTGGGCGGTTCTCAGGGCGATCCCTTCCAGCACGGATTGGCATAGATCCCGGCGGCTGGTTTCGAGGCTCAATCCCACCCAGAGTCCGGTGGCGGTTCGATCCCAGTAGGGACAGGCCAGGCCGGACAGGGCCGGAACGAACACCACGCCTCTTTCGATGGCGGGTCTGTTTTCAAAGGCACCGATTTCGTCAAAGTCTGAAAATAATCCAACCTTGCGGACCCAATTGACGGCCGAACCGGCGTTGTAGATTCCCGCGTCCACGGCATACACCGGCCGCCGGCCGTTAAGCTGCCAGGCAACCGTGGACAAGATTCCCCTGTCAGGCTCCCTGTGGATGCTTTCCCCAACGTTTGCCAGCGCGAACACGCCGGTTCCGAAGGTCACTTTGGTCTGGCCGGTGTCGTAGCAGGCGTGGCCCATTAGAGCTGCTTGCTGATCCACCACACTGGCGGTTAAGGGAATCCTTTTGCCATTGGAATGGACATATCCGAAATGAGCGGTCGTCGGACGGATCTCCGGCAGGATCTCCATGGGGATTCCGAACAGGCGGCAGAGCTCGGGGTCCCAATTGCAGGTTTTAAGATTCATCAGGCTGGTGCGGGAAGCGGTGGTTACATCGGTGGCATATTCTCCGGTCAGTCTTTCAATGAAGAAGCTATCGGACGTCCCCAACTTCAAGCGACCCCGGTTGAGAAGCCTTTGTGCCTCGGGAACATTTTTCAGGATCCAGTGGAGTTTGGCAGCGGAAAAATAAGGGTCCAGGGGGAGTCCGGCACGGTCAAGCGTGACGGCTTCCGCCCCATCTTTTTTTAGGGACTCAATAACATCGGCGGTGCGCTGATCCTGCCAGACAATGGCGTTGTACACAGGCTCTCCGCTGTCACCGTCCCAGGCGACGACGGTCTCCCCCTGATTGTCCAAACCGATGGCGTCGATATGTTCGGCTGTATGGATCGATTTTTTGATATGGCGCAATAAAATCCGAGGATCATGTTCCACCCAGCCGGACCGGGGATAGAGCTGGGGGTGATCCTGCATGCCGCAAAATTCGAATCTCCCCTCGGCATCCAGGGTATAGGCCTTGGTTGCCGTCGTCCCCTGGTCAACTGCGAGAACACGCTGCATACTTGATCTCCAGACGGGGGAAGCGCATCACTGGCCCCGATATCCGAGGCGCACGAAACCGAGCCGAATCAGGAAAAACAGGGTAATCAAAACCAAAAAAACCAGCCCGTTGATGATGGCGGTCAGCGCGTATAATTCCGGCTCGATGCCATGGCGTAATGTGCCCCAGGCGATGGTTGGCAGGGTCGGGATCGCCCCGACCGCATAAAAAGTGATTT includes these proteins:
- a CDS encoding glycerol kinase; protein product: MQRVLAVDQGTTATKAYTLDAEGRFEFCGMQDHPQLYPRSGWVEHDPRILLRHIKKSIHTAEHIDAIGLDNQGETVVAWDGDSGEPVYNAIVWQDQRTADVIESLKKDGAEAVTLDRAGLPLDPYFSAAKLHWILKNVPEAQRLLNRGRLKLGTSDSFFIERLTGEYATDVTTASRTSLMNLKTCNWDPELCRLFGIPMEILPEIRPTTAHFGYVHSNGKRIPLTASVVDQQAALMGHACYDTGQTKVTFGTGVFALANVGESIHREPDRGILSTVAWQLNGRRPVYAVDAGIYNAGSAVNWVRKVGLFSDFDEIGAFENRPAIERGVVFVPALSGLACPYWDRTATGLWVGLSLETSRRDLCQSVLEGIALRTAQVLAAIAPVTGGQQDLSVDGGLINNAYFCQFLADTTRRNIIVPASPDITTIGTGRFALIGCGLAKDTAGLPPAHAPRAVIHPRENLTHLLERFEEAVSRSRNWR